In the genome of Sphingomonas naphthae, one region contains:
- a CDS encoding glycosyltransferase family 4 protein: protein MKIAMFAPISWRTPPRAYGPWELVTSLLTEALVARGVDVTLFATQDSITAGTLAAVVPAPYSEDPSIDAKVWEMRHLAHLFERASEFDLIHNQADFPAHAFAHLVPTPMVTTIHGFSSNRIMPMYAPYQDRIHYVAISDADRAEGLRYAATIHHGIPVGDFAFDAVGSDDLLFFGRMHPDKGAKEAIDAARASGRALDMYGIVQDQGYYERDVAPAIDGETIRYHGPVGGDARVKALGQARALLHLINFAEPFGLSVIEAMACGTPVIASRRGSMPELIDDGVTGFLVDTPAEALAAIERAGEIDRAACRRAVVERFSVERMADEYLALYRQILA, encoded by the coding sequence ATGAAAATCGCCATGTTCGCCCCCATTTCGTGGCGCACCCCGCCGCGCGCCTATGGCCCGTGGGAGCTGGTGACGAGCCTGCTGACCGAGGCGCTGGTCGCGCGCGGCGTGGATGTCACCCTGTTCGCCACGCAGGACAGCATCACCGCCGGCACGCTCGCCGCCGTCGTGCCCGCGCCGTATTCCGAAGACCCGTCGATCGACGCCAAGGTGTGGGAGATGCGGCATCTGGCCCATCTGTTCGAGCGGGCGAGCGAGTTCGACCTGATCCACAACCAGGCCGATTTCCCGGCGCACGCCTTCGCCCATCTGGTGCCGACGCCGATGGTGACGACGATCCACGGCTTCTCGTCGAACCGCATAATGCCGATGTACGCGCCCTATCAGGATCGTATCCACTATGTCGCGATCAGCGATGCCGATCGGGCCGAGGGGCTGCGCTATGCCGCCACGATCCACCATGGCATCCCGGTCGGGGATTTCGCCTTCGATGCGGTGGGCAGCGACGACCTGCTGTTCTTCGGCCGGATGCACCCCGACAAGGGCGCGAAGGAGGCGATCGACGCCGCCCGCGCCTCGGGCCGGGCGCTCGACATGTACGGCATCGTGCAGGATCAGGGCTATTACGAGCGCGACGTGGCCCCCGCGATCGATGGCGAGACGATCCGCTACCACGGCCCGGTCGGCGGCGACGCGCGGGTGAAGGCGCTGGGCCAGGCCCGTGCGCTGCTCCACCTCATCAATTTCGCCGAGCCCTTCGGCCTGTCGGTGATCGAGGCGATGGCCTGCGGTACGCCGGTGATCGCCAGCCGGCGCGGATCGATGCCCGAACTGATCGACGATGGCGTGACGGGCTTCCTCGTCGACACCCCTGCCGAGGCGCTGGCCGCGATCGAACGCGCCGGCGAGATCGACCGCGCCGCCTGCCGCCGCGCGGTGGTCGAGCGGTTCAGCGTCGAGCGGATGGCGGACGAGTATCTGGCGCTCTACCGCCAGATACTCGCCTGA
- the pcaD gene encoding 3-oxoadipate enol-lactonase has protein sequence MPFATRDGTRIYWKREGVESRPALVLLNSIGTDMALWETTLPHLLPAFHILRIDTRGHGASDAPEGDYSLPMLAADVIAAMDAAGIAKAAVAGVSLGGMIAMQLALDHGDRITGAALICTSATMDKTAWTDRVAKVRAEGTAGIADLAMGRFLSPGFTAAHPSVAESVKRGLLDMADAGYAGCGAAIRDMALIDRLPGLSLPVLVVAGSRDTSTPYAGHGEHLIAAIPGAKLATLDAAHLAPIESPRPLAGALRDFFLADTKREEAADTLFEAGLVNRRRVLGDEWVDRSLAKRTPFNHDFQAMITRIAWNEIWGRPGLDDRTRRLLVVAITASLGRWEEFELHVRTGLARDGFTREELKEVLMQLAIYAGVPAANTGFAEAGKIIAAMDEETR, from the coding sequence ATGCCCTTTGCGACCCGTGACGGCACCCGCATCTACTGGAAGCGTGAAGGGGTGGAGAGCCGCCCCGCGCTGGTGCTGCTCAATTCGATCGGCACAGATATGGCGCTGTGGGAGACGACGCTCCCCCACCTGCTGCCCGCCTTCCACATCCTGCGGATCGACACGCGCGGCCATGGCGCGTCGGACGCGCCCGAGGGCGATTACAGCCTGCCGATGCTGGCGGCCGACGTGATCGCGGCGATGGACGCGGCCGGCATCGCCAAGGCGGCGGTCGCGGGCGTGTCGCTGGGTGGCATGATCGCGATGCAGCTGGCGCTCGACCATGGCGACCGCATCACCGGCGCCGCGCTGATCTGCACCTCCGCCACGATGGACAAGACCGCCTGGACCGACCGGGTCGCCAAGGTCCGTGCCGAGGGCACCGCCGGCATCGCCGATCTCGCGATGGGCCGCTTCCTCTCCCCCGGCTTCACCGCCGCCCACCCCAGCGTCGCCGAGAGCGTGAAGCGCGGGCTGCTCGACATGGCCGACGCGGGCTATGCAGGCTGCGGCGCGGCGATCCGCGACATGGCGCTGATCGATCGCCTGCCCGGCCTGTCGCTGCCGGTGCTGGTGGTGGCGGGCAGCCGCGACACCTCGACGCCCTACGCCGGCCATGGCGAGCATCTGATCGCCGCCATCCCCGGCGCCAAGCTCGCCACGCTCGATGCGGCGCACCTCGCCCCGATCGAAAGCCCGCGCCCGCTGGCCGGCGCGCTGCGCGACTTCTTCCTGGCCGACACCAAGCGCGAGGAGGCCGCCGACACCCTGTTCGAGGCCGGGCTGGTCAACCGCCGCCGCGTGCTGGGCGACGAATGGGTCGACAGGTCGTTGGCCAAGCGCACCCCCTTCAATCACGATTTCCAGGCGATGATCACCCGCATCGCGTGGAACGAGATCTGGGGCCGCCCCGGCCTCGACGACCGCACCCGCCGGCTGCTGGTGGTGGCGATCACCGCCAGCCTCGGCCGCTGGGAGGAATTCGAACTGCACGTCCGCACCGGCCTCGCCCGCGACGGCTTCACCCGCGAGGAACTGAAGGAGGTGCTGATGCAGCTCGCCATCTACGCCGGCGTCCCCGCCGCCAACACCGGCTTCGCCGAAGCCGGCAAGATCATCGCCGCCATGGACGAAGAGACCCGATAA
- a CDS encoding glycosidase, whose product MGAVVSDDFLILRPDDVDLSRSPLRRGIDEPTHVLGAFNPGFTRLANGNLLMMVRVAEALSQPVDGDAVRAIRWTADGYALDRHPLDQVDMTDPRQFELRGRGNRILALTSLSWLLPVELSADGRTVIAVHYDKAIEPAARYQDYGVEDARISRIGDLWYMTTCSVSAERHSTTLHVSSDGLHYDLKGIILDHQNKDMLFFEGLVGGKFLALTRPLGECYFAYPPGSEWAGGPSINMAQSPDALHWKPLDTPGLRARAGSTSAMKIGGGTPPILTDAGWLTIYHGVERQATVGIYRSFWALLDRDDPSRVLRMEDAAPLLEASPALTADIAHQMYLPTPVVFTTGMVDAGDHYVVASGEADLACRITLIPKARFL is encoded by the coding sequence ATGGGGGCGGTGGTGAGCGACGATTTCCTGATCTTGCGGCCCGACGACGTCGATCTGTCGCGCTCGCCGCTGCGACGCGGGATCGATGAGCCGACCCATGTGCTGGGCGCCTTCAACCCCGGCTTCACCCGGCTGGCGAACGGCAATCTGCTGATGATGGTGCGGGTGGCCGAGGCGCTTTCCCAGCCGGTGGACGGCGATGCCGTGCGCGCGATCCGCTGGACGGCGGACGGCTATGCGCTGGATCGCCATCCGCTCGATCAGGTCGACATGACCGATCCGCGCCAGTTCGAGCTGCGCGGGCGCGGCAACCGCATCCTCGCGCTCACGTCGCTGTCGTGGCTGCTGCCGGTGGAGTTGTCCGCCGACGGCCGCACGGTGATCGCGGTGCATTACGACAAGGCGATCGAGCCCGCAGCGCGCTATCAGGATTATGGCGTCGAGGATGCGCGGATCAGCCGCATCGGCGACCTGTGGTACATGACGACCTGCTCGGTCTCGGCCGAGCGCCATTCGACGACCCTGCACGTCTCGTCGGACGGGCTGCATTATGACCTGAAAGGCATCATCCTCGATCATCAGAACAAGGACATGCTGTTCTTCGAGGGGCTCGTCGGCGGCAAGTTCCTCGCGCTGACCCGCCCCTTGGGGGAATGCTATTTCGCCTACCCGCCCGGCAGCGAATGGGCCGGTGGCCCCTCGATCAACATGGCACAGTCGCCCGACGCGCTCCACTGGAAGCCGCTCGATACGCCTGGCCTGCGCGCGCGGGCGGGATCGACATCGGCGATGAAGATCGGCGGCGGCACCCCGCCGATCCTGACCGACGCGGGCTGGCTGACGATCTATCATGGCGTCGAGCGGCAAGCGACGGTGGGCATCTACCGCAGCTTCTGGGCGCTGCTCGACCGCGACGATCCCTCGCGCGTGCTGCGGATGGAGGATGCCGCGCCGCTGCTGGAGGCGTCCCCCGCACTGACGGCGGACATCGCGCACCAGATGTATCTGCCGACGCCGGTGGTGTTCACGACCGGCATGGTCGACGCGGGCGATCATTATGTCGTGGCCAGCGGCGAGGCGGACCTGGCCTGCCGGATCACGCTGATCCCGAAGGCGCGGTTCCTGTGA
- a CDS encoding pirin family protein: MIDVRPFATLGGADHGWLNAKHHFSFADYHDPARMSWGKLRVWNDDVIAPKSGFPPHPHRDMEIITYVRTGAISHQDSLGNQGRTEAGDVQVMSAGTGIRHSEFNLEDVPTTLFQIWIMPTRGGEKPSWGAKPFPKGDRAGQFVTLASGFDGDGDALPIRTDARVVAATLKAGETATYPLGADRRAYLVPATGAVEIDGTRINARDGAAISDLETLTVTAIEDSELVLVDAS, encoded by the coding sequence ATGATCGACGTGCGTCCTTTCGCCACCCTCGGTGGCGCCGATCACGGCTGGCTGAATGCCAAGCATCATTTCAGCTTCGCCGACTATCACGATCCCGCCCGGATGAGCTGGGGCAAGCTGCGCGTGTGGAACGATGACGTCATCGCGCCCAAGAGCGGCTTTCCGCCGCATCCGCACCGCGACATGGAGATCATCACCTATGTCCGCACCGGCGCGATCAGCCATCAGGACAGTCTCGGCAACCAGGGTCGGACGGAGGCGGGCGACGTGCAGGTGATGTCCGCCGGCACCGGCATCCGCCATTCGGAATTCAATCTGGAGGACGTGCCGACGACGCTGTTCCAGATCTGGATCATGCCGACCCGTGGCGGCGAGAAGCCCTCGTGGGGCGCCAAGCCCTTCCCCAAGGGTGACCGCGCCGGCCAGTTCGTCACGCTCGCCAGCGGCTTCGACGGCGACGGCGACGCGCTGCCGATCCGCACCGACGCCCGCGTCGTGGCGGCGACCCTGAAGGCCGGCGAAACGGCGACCTATCCGCTCGGCGCGGATCGCCGCGCCTATCTCGTCCCCGCCACCGGCGCGGTCGAGATCGACGGCACCCGCATCAACGCCCGCGACGGCGCCGCGATCAGCGATCTCGAAACGCTGACCGTGACGGCGATCGAGGACAGCGAACTGGTGCTGGTCGACGCCAGCTGA
- the mmsB gene encoding 3-hydroxyisobutyrate dehydrogenase, which produces MRIGFIGLGNMGGGMAANLAKAGHPVAAFDLSAEAVARAVAAGCTAAGSAAEAATGAEAVVTMLPAGTHVRAVYGDSIIPAAAPGTLFLDCSTIDTASARAVIAQAAAAGFAMVDAPVSGGIAAANGGTLTFMVGGEPEAFARARPILDHMGKAVIHAGGAGAGQAAKICNNMLLGATMVATCEAFVLAEKLGLDLQTFYDISSKASGQSWSMTSYCPVPGVGPETPADRNYEGGFATGLMLKDLKLAIQAAQDAGASVPMGSSAGALYQALANTGAAGKDFSAMIRFLDGKAA; this is translated from the coding sequence ATGCGCATCGGTTTCATCGGCCTCGGCAACATGGGCGGCGGCATGGCGGCCAATCTGGCGAAGGCCGGACATCCGGTGGCGGCGTTCGATCTGTCGGCCGAGGCGGTGGCGCGCGCGGTCGCGGCGGGCTGCACCGCCGCCGGGAGCGCGGCGGAAGCGGCGACGGGCGCCGAGGCGGTCGTCACGATGCTGCCGGCCGGCACGCATGTCCGCGCCGTCTATGGCGACAGCATCATCCCCGCCGCCGCGCCCGGCACGCTCTTTCTGGATTGCTCCACGATCGACACCGCCTCGGCCCGTGCCGTGATCGCGCAGGCGGCGGCGGCGGGCTTCGCGATGGTCGATGCGCCGGTCTCGGGCGGCATCGCGGCCGCCAACGGCGGCACGCTCACCTTCATGGTCGGCGGCGAGCCCGAGGCCTTCGCCCGCGCCCGGCCGATCCTCGATCACATGGGCAAGGCGGTGATCCATGCCGGCGGCGCGGGCGCGGGCCAGGCCGCCAAGATCTGCAACAACATGCTGCTCGGCGCGACGATGGTCGCCACCTGCGAGGCGTTCGTGCTGGCCGAGAAACTGGGGCTCGACCTCCAGACCTTCTACGACATCTCGTCCAAGGCGAGCGGGCAGAGCTGGTCGATGACGAGCTATTGCCCCGTCCCCGGCGTCGGCCCGGAAACCCCCGCCGATCGCAATTACGAAGGCGGCTTCGCGACCGGACTGATGCTGAAGGATCTGAAGCTCGCCATCCAGGCCGCACAGGACGCCGGCGCATCGGTGCCGATGGGGTCGAGCGCGGGCGCGCTGTATCAGGCGCTGGCCAACACGGGCGCGGCCGGCAAGGATTTCTCGGCGATGATCCGCTTCCTCGACGGCAAGGCTGCCTAG
- the pcaH gene encoding protocatechuate 3,4-dioxygenase subunit beta has protein sequence MSLTLPQYTPEDAGQPPSLALDYRSTVLRAPQHAPIAIPETLTEVTGPAGCWDRLMGSAMADLTTQHKAPPQGQRIVVSGRVLDEQGRPVPNTVMEVWQANAAGRYIHSKDNWDAPLDPNFTGAGRVVTDEQGRYSYVTIRPGAYPWGNHTNAWRPAHIHLSLLGPAFSTRLVTQLYFPDDPLIEIDPIANAVPMPYRQRMVCRFDIHSTVPNWALGYLFDVVLRGDKATPMEDGHDH, from the coding sequence ATGAGCCTGACCCTTCCCCAATATACTCCTGAGGATGCTGGCCAGCCGCCTTCGCTGGCACTCGACTATCGATCGACCGTGCTGCGCGCGCCCCAGCACGCCCCGATCGCTATCCCCGAGACCCTGACCGAAGTGACCGGCCCCGCGGGCTGCTGGGATCGGCTGATGGGATCGGCGATGGCGGACCTCACGACGCAGCACAAAGCCCCACCGCAGGGCCAGCGCATCGTCGTGTCGGGCCGCGTTCTCGACGAGCAGGGCCGCCCCGTGCCGAACACGGTGATGGAAGTGTGGCAGGCCAATGCCGCCGGCCGCTACATCCACAGCAAGGACAATTGGGACGCGCCGCTCGACCCGAATTTCACCGGCGCCGGCCGCGTCGTCACCGACGAGCAGGGCCGCTACAGCTATGTCACGATCCGCCCCGGCGCCTATCCGTGGGGCAATCACACCAACGCCTGGCGCCCGGCGCACATCCATCTGTCGCTGCTCGGCCCGGCCTTCTCGACCCGGCTGGTGACGCAGCTCTATTTCCCGGACGATCCCCTGATCGAGATCGATCCGATCGCCAACGCGGTGCCGATGCCCTACCGTCAGCGCATGGTCTGCCGCTTCGACATCCACAGCACCGTGCCGAACTGGGCGCTGGGCTATCTGTTCGACGTGGTGCTGCGCGGCGACAAGGCGACCCCGATGGAGGACGGCCATGACCACTGA
- a CDS encoding superoxide dismutase family protein, whose protein sequence is MRRIAAPFLALAILAPALAPTIAQAAESKTVALIGPDRSSRGSITVAAAPKGVLLHVEATGLTPGWHGIHFHAKADCGDAAFKNSGGHVHGGPNPPVHGLLNPARDDSGDLTNIHAGADGVAKAEIFSSLVTLSPGGSVPALLDADGSAIVIHAKADDYTTQPIGGAGDRVACGVVK, encoded by the coding sequence ATGCGCCGTATCGCCGCCCCCTTCCTCGCCCTTGCCATCCTCGCCCCCGCCCTCGCGCCGACGATCGCGCAGGCCGCGGAGAGCAAGACGGTCGCGCTGATCGGGCCGGACAGGTCGAGCCGGGGCAGCATCACCGTGGCCGCAGCACCCAAGGGCGTGCTGCTCCATGTCGAGGCGACCGGGCTGACGCCGGGCTGGCACGGCATCCATTTCCACGCCAAGGCTGATTGCGGCGACGCGGCGTTCAAGAATTCGGGCGGCCATGTCCATGGCGGCCCCAATCCGCCGGTCCACGGCCTGCTCAATCCGGCGCGCGACGATTCGGGTGACCTGACCAACATCCATGCCGGCGCGGACGGCGTGGCGAAGGCCGAGATCTTCTCCTCACTGGTGACGCTCAGCCCCGGCGGCAGCGTGCCCGCGCTGCTCGACGCCGACGGTTCGGCGATCGTGATCCACGCCAAGGCCGACGATTACACCACCCAGCCGATCGGCGGCGCCGGCGATCGTGTCGCCTGCGGCGTAGTGAAGTAA
- a CDS encoding lyase family protein yields the protein MAMLLRTRPATTPPLLALFDDAATIAHALAFEAALARAEADCGLIDGAIADAIGAASRAIAIDAAILADEAALAGTLAIPLVKRLRAALDGDAAKAVHRGATSQDLADTVLMLQLAGAIPLILADARRVVAALTALAERHAATPAIGRTLLQDALPIGFGLRIAHWAAGIAAATDRLAAEIADGLPLQFGGAAGTRAGLDGKGADVAAALARHLGLASPPGPWQAERTTPAALAAALAILTGALGKMARDISLLAQNAVGEAREGIVAGRGGSSAMAHKRNPTGCQVALSAALRSPGLTAIVLGAMPQEEERGLGGWQAEGPVLAELAMLAGGAAAVMADVAEGLDIDEAAIARNIAAAGIGEDIGESAALVTALLAPSRKAD from the coding sequence ATGGCGATGCTGCTGCGGACCCGGCCGGCGACGACGCCCCCGCTGCTCGCCCTGTTCGACGATGCGGCGACGATCGCGCACGCGCTGGCGTTCGAGGCGGCACTGGCGCGCGCCGAGGCGGATTGTGGGCTGATCGATGGCGCGATCGCCGACGCGATCGGGGCGGCCAGTCGTGCCATCGCGATCGATGCGGCTATTTTGGCGGACGAAGCGGCGCTGGCCGGAACGCTCGCCATCCCGCTGGTCAAGCGGCTGCGCGCCGCGCTCGACGGTGATGCGGCAAAGGCCGTCCATCGTGGCGCCACCAGTCAGGATCTCGCCGATACGGTGCTGATGCTGCAACTGGCCGGCGCGATCCCGCTGATCCTCGCCGATGCGCGGCGCGTGGTCGCGGCGCTGACGGCGCTGGCCGAGCGCCACGCCGCCACCCCCGCGATCGGCCGCACTTTGCTTCAGGACGCGCTGCCCATCGGCTTCGGCCTGCGCATCGCCCATTGGGCCGCCGGCATCGCCGCCGCGACCGACCGGCTCGCCGCCGAGATCGCCGATGGCCTGCCGCTGCAATTCGGCGGCGCCGCCGGCACGCGCGCCGGTCTCGACGGCAAGGGGGCGGATGTCGCCGCCGCGCTCGCCCGCCATCTCGGCCTCGCCAGCCCACCCGGCCCGTGGCAGGCGGAACGCACGACGCCGGCCGCGCTCGCCGCCGCGCTCGCCATCCTCACCGGCGCGCTCGGCAAGATGGCACGCGATATCTCCCTGCTCGCGCAGAATGCCGTCGGCGAAGCGCGCGAGGGTATCGTCGCCGGGCGCGGCGGCTCCTCCGCGATGGCGCACAAGCGCAATCCCACCGGCTGTCAGGTCGCGCTCTCGGCCGCGCTCCGCTCCCCCGGTCTCACCGCCATCGTACTCGGCGCGATGCCGCAGGAGGAGGAGCGCGGGCTCGGCGGGTGGCAGGCCGAAGGGCCGGTGCTGGCCGAGCTGGCGATGCTCGCCGGCGGCGCGGCGGCGGTGATGGCCGACGTCGCCGAGGGCCTCGATATCGACGAAGCCGCCATCGCGCGTAATATTGCCGCCGCAGGAATCGGCGAGGATATCGGCGAATCCGCTGCCCTCGTCACCGCCTTGCTCGCCCCTTCAAGGAAAGCCGACTGA
- a CDS encoding alpha-amylase family glycosyl hydrolase — MAHASSPAETEWWKSAVLYQIYPRSFQDSNGDGIGDLAGIAARLDHLVDLGVDAIWISPIFPSPMADFGYDVADYTGIDPRFGTLADFDALLAAAHARGLKLLLDFVPNHSSDQHPWFAESRASRDNPKRDWYIWRDAAPDGGPPNNWISDFGGPAWEWDAATGQYYSHAFLKEQPDLNWRNPDLRAAMMDVLRFWFDRGVDGFRIDVLWHMVKHADFIDNPVNPDYRPEMGEMHAVLQTHSTDQPEVHAIAAEMRAIADGYGARLLIGEIYLPVPRLMDYYGTADAPEVQLPFNFQLIDAPWDARSLARLIAEYEAALPPGGWPNWVLGNHDRPRSATKRGAAQARVAAMLLLTLRGTPTIYYGDEIGMTDTDIPPDKVQDPRELREPGLGLGRDPVRTPMPWDAGDGAGFTTGVPWLPISPDWRTRNVAAEDDDPASMLALHRALLALRRAYPALAMGDYVSVAAEGDILAYERRLGGERLLIVLNLGAMPQTFIAPEGGFRPILSTLPGALPDTVMLLHPDEGLICTL; from the coding sequence ATGGCCCATGCATCATCGCCCGCCGAAACCGAATGGTGGAAGTCCGCCGTCCTCTACCAGATCTACCCCCGCTCCTTTCAGGACTCGAACGGCGACGGCATCGGCGATCTCGCCGGCATCGCTGCCCGGCTCGACCATCTCGTCGACCTCGGCGTGGACGCGATCTGGATATCGCCGATCTTCCCATCGCCGATGGCGGACTTCGGCTATGACGTGGCCGATTATACGGGGATCGACCCGCGCTTCGGCACGCTCGCCGATTTCGACGCGCTGCTCGCCGCCGCCCATGCGCGCGGGCTGAAACTGCTGCTCGATTTCGTGCCCAACCATTCGTCCGACCAGCACCCCTGGTTCGCCGAGAGCCGCGCCTCGCGCGATAATCCGAAGCGCGACTGGTATATCTGGCGCGACGCCGCCCCCGATGGCGGGCCGCCCAACAATTGGATCAGCGATTTCGGCGGCCCCGCGTGGGAGTGGGACGCGGCCACCGGCCAATATTACAGCCACGCCTTCCTGAAGGAGCAGCCCGACCTCAACTGGCGCAACCCGGACCTGCGCGCGGCGATGATGGACGTGCTGCGCTTCTGGTTCGACCGCGGCGTGGATGGCTTCCGCATCGACGTGCTGTGGCACATGGTGAAGCACGCCGATTTCATCGATAATCCGGTGAACCCCGATTACCGGCCGGAGATGGGCGAGATGCACGCCGTGCTCCAGACCCATTCCACCGACCAGCCCGAAGTCCACGCCATCGCCGCCGAGATGCGCGCCATCGCGGACGGCTATGGCGCGCGGCTGCTGATCGGCGAAATCTACCTGCCGGTGCCCCGGCTGATGGACTATTACGGCACGGCGGACGCGCCCGAGGTGCAACTGCCCTTCAACTTCCAGCTGATCGATGCGCCGTGGGACGCGCGATCGCTGGCGCGGCTGATCGCGGAGTATGAAGCGGCGCTGCCCCCCGGTGGCTGGCCGAACTGGGTGCTGGGCAATCACGATCGCCCGCGCAGCGCGACCAAGCGTGGCGCCGCACAGGCCCGCGTCGCGGCGATGCTGCTGCTCACCCTGCGCGGCACCCCGACGATCTATTATGGCGACGAGATCGGCATGACCGATACCGATATCCCGCCCGACAAGGTGCAGGATCCGCGCGAGCTGCGCGAGCCGGGCCTCGGGCTCGGCCGCGATCCGGTGCGGACGCCGATGCCGTGGGATGCGGGCGACGGCGCGGGTTTCACGACCGGCGTGCCGTGGCTGCCGATCAGCCCGGACTGGCGAACTCGCAATGTCGCCGCCGAGGACGACGACCCCGCCTCGATGCTGGCGCTGCACCGCGCTTTGCTGGCGCTGCGCCGCGCTTATCCCGCGCTGGCGATGGGCGATTATGTATCGGTCGCCGCCGAGGGCGATATCCTCGCCTATGAACGGCGGCTGGGCGGGGAACGGTTGCTGATCGTCCTCAACCTTGGCGCCATGCCGCAGACGTTTATCGCGCCCGAGGGCGGTTTCCGGCCGATACTCTCCACCCTTCCCGGCGCCTTGCCCGATACGGTCATGCTGCTCCACCCCGACGAAGGCTTGATCTGCACCTTATGA
- the pcaG gene encoding protocatechuate 3,4-dioxygenase subunit alpha, translating to MTTDTIDPLGTVNPAPRLDNQDPAIFGQTPSQTVGPFFHYGLPWKGGADLVGQSDMGARADLFPEDHYVLNLSSPRGTPQGEVIELFGTVYDAKGDIVADAMIELWQANAAGRYLAEADDRADVAIDPEFVGWGRSSTTVDGEYRFRTILPGRVPGPGNSLQAPHLAISVFGRGIIKRLSMRAYFAGSEGLDSDPVLETVPADRRDTLIAQPAGPGQWRLDIRLSGPGETVFFAV from the coding sequence ATGACCACTGACACGATCGATCCGCTCGGCACCGTCAACCCCGCGCCGCGCCTCGACAATCAGGATCCGGCGATCTTCGGCCAGACCCCGTCCCAGACCGTCGGCCCCTTCTTCCACTACGGCCTGCCGTGGAAGGGTGGCGCGGACCTCGTCGGCCAGTCCGACATGGGCGCGCGCGCCGATCTGTTCCCGGAGGATCATTATGTCCTCAACCTCTCCTCCCCGCGCGGCACGCCGCAGGGCGAGGTGATCGAGCTGTTCGGGACGGTCTATGACGCGAAGGGCGATATCGTCGCCGATGCGATGATCGAGCTGTGGCAGGCCAATGCCGCCGGCCGCTATCTCGCCGAGGCGGACGACCGCGCCGACGTGGCGATCGACCCCGAGTTCGTCGGCTGGGGCCGGTCCTCGACCACGGTGGACGGCGAATATCGCTTCCGCACGATCCTGCCCGGCCGCGTCCCCGGCCCCGGCAACAGCCTCCAGGCGCCGCATCTGGCGATCTCGGTCTTCGGGCGCGGCATCATCAAGCGGCTGTCGATGCGGGCCTATTTCGCGGGCAGCGAGGGGCTCGACAGCGATCCGGTGCTGGAGACGGTGCCCGCCGACCGCCGCGACACGCTGATCGCCCAGCCCGCCGGCCCCGGCCAGTGGCGGCTCGACATCCGGCTGAGCGGGCCGGGCGAGACGGTGTTCTTCGCGGTCTGA
- a CDS encoding IclR family transcriptional regulator: MRTDDDSSNTAAVKSADRVLDLLELLARADQPLSHADIAARLAIPKSSLTPLLRNLARRGYLEIAPDGRNHRLGPALATLARAAGRRDLAEDAMPFLREATRETGESSAFNQLRGQEVEVVATVIGSHRLVTHMRLGDRAPLYATSSGKLILAYMPDAFQRDYIADIRFQSWTPHTITSRAALRDELAAVRESGFAYSREEWTPGIVGIGAVLLDEQDQPIGAVNHAVPVARYDEAADARARHSLRRCVGDFRRHILSADMPPMMRDRHDPA; the protein is encoded by the coding sequence ATGAGAACGGATGACGATTCCTCGAACACGGCCGCCGTCAAATCCGCCGATCGCGTGCTGGACCTGCTCGAACTGCTCGCGCGTGCCGACCAGCCGCTGTCGCACGCCGACATCGCCGCCCGCCTCGCTATCCCCAAGAGCAGCCTGACGCCGCTGCTGCGCAACCTCGCGCGGCGCGGCTACCTCGAGATAGCACCGGACGGGCGTAACCATCGCCTCGGCCCGGCGCTCGCCACGCTCGCGCGGGCGGCCGGGCGGCGCGATCTGGCGGAGGATGCCATGCCCTTCCTGCGCGAAGCGACGCGCGAGACCGGCGAGAGCAGCGCCTTCAACCAGTTGCGGGGGCAGGAGGTGGAGGTCGTGGCGACCGTCATCGGGTCGCACCGGCTGGTCACCCACATGCGGCTGGGCGACCGCGCCCCGCTCTACGCCACCTCCAGCGGCAAGCTGATCCTCGCTTACATGCCCGATGCGTTCCAGCGCGATTATATCGCCGACATTCGCTTCCAGAGCTGGACCCCGCACACAATCACCAGCCGCGCCGCGCTGCGTGACGAACTGGCGGCGGTGCGCGAATCGGGTTTCGCTTACTCGCGCGAGGAATGGACGCCGGGCATCGTCGGCATCGGCGCGGTGCTCCTCGACGAGCAGGATCAGCCGATCGGCGCGGTCAACCACGCGGTGCCGGTCGCCCGCTATGACGAGGCGGCCGACGCCCGCGCGCGCCACTCGCTGCGGCGCTGTGTGGGCGATTTCCGGCGGCACATCCTGTCAGCGGACATGCCGCCCATGATGCGGGATCGCCACGATCCAGCTTGA